In one window of Chryseobacterium sp. JV274 DNA:
- a CDS encoding SDR family oxidoreductase, whose product MKQQKTAFITGVTGGIGKATALALAKQNYRVIIHGRNKVKTETVCEEIKNLTGNDKIDFIIGDLFLMNEVKKVAQTFIERYDRLDILINNAGGIMSKGRQETKEGLETTIAVNLFAPFLLTELLLGLLKKSEDGRIINVSSNSHKLNANPDFDDLELKNNYNPLVAYGNAKLFLIWISQHLSGKLIDGGLKNITVNSLHPGAVATNFGVNSNLGSLLNFVVKLIRPFFKTPEQGAETILYLATSEDVKSISGKYFEKRKIKTASQKFYSKQNEQLVWDYCNKRTSNNK is encoded by the coding sequence ATGAAACAACAAAAAACAGCATTTATAACGGGGGTAACAGGCGGAATAGGAAAAGCTACGGCACTTGCTCTCGCCAAACAAAACTATCGAGTGATAATACACGGAAGAAATAAAGTAAAAACCGAAACGGTGTGTGAGGAGATTAAAAACTTAACAGGCAATGACAAAATTGACTTCATAATAGGAGATTTATTTTTAATGAACGAAGTAAAGAAAGTTGCCCAAACGTTTATTGAACGATACGACCGGTTAGACATTTTAATCAACAATGCCGGGGGAATTATGAGCAAAGGGAGACAAGAAACGAAAGAGGGTTTGGAAACAACCATCGCTGTAAATTTATTTGCTCCGTTTTTACTTACTGAGTTGCTATTAGGTTTACTGAAAAAGAGCGAAGACGGCAGAATTATCAATGTTTCTTCCAATTCACATAAGCTCAATGCAAATCCCGATTTTGATGATTTGGAACTAAAGAATAATTACAATCCGCTTGTTGCTTACGGTAATGCAAAACTTTTTCTAATTTGGATTAGTCAGCATCTTTCTGGTAAACTTATTGACGGTGGTTTAAAAAATATTACCGTAAACAGTTTGCATCCCGGTGCTGTTGCCACCAATTTTGGGGTAAACAGTAATTTGGGAAGTTTGCTAAATTTCGTCGTAAAACTGATAAGACCATTTTTTAAAACACCGGAACAAGGAGCTGAAACCATTTTATACTTGGCAACTTCAGAAGATGTAAAGTCAATAAGCGGAAAATATTTTGAGAAGAGAAAAATAAAAACTGCTTCTCAAAAATTTTACAGTAAGCAAAATGAACAACTTGTCTGGGATTATTGTAATAAACGAACAAGCAATAATAAATAA
- a CDS encoding winged helix-turn-helix transcriptional regulator: MAKNKEHLPCDASTLRAIRDAMETLNGSWKLSILLALKGGTKRFRQIARAVDGISDKMLSKELKDLETNLLVKRTVYDTFPPTVEYEITEHADTLQEVMFALTKWGKLHRKKITGG; this comes from the coding sequence ATGGCAAAGAATAAAGAACATTTACCTTGTGATGCGAGCACACTCCGGGCTATTCGAGATGCAATGGAAACTTTAAACGGAAGTTGGAAATTGTCCATATTGTTAGCATTGAAAGGCGGTACCAAACGTTTCCGGCAAATTGCCAGAGCGGTAGATGGTATTAGTGATAAGATGTTGTCAAAAGAACTGAAAGATTTGGAAACCAACTTATTGGTTAAGCGAACAGTATATGATACGTTTCCGCCTACTGTTGAATATGAAATTACCGAACACGCTGACACTTTACAAGAAGTGATGTTTGCCTTGACAAAATGGGGGAAACTGCACCGAAAAAAAATAACAGGAGGTTAA
- a CDS encoding bestrophin family protein has protein sequence MYIGKSYNLFEFVIWTKGRIYTLLLLGFIPICLYHILGIKWVAIPWSVIAMLGTATAFILGFKNNLSYNRSIEAQDVWTSILSNSRSWGLVSKDYLQNNSETSTTLIYNHMAWVTALRYSMRETKSWESTNKKHNIKYRKHFKIPEQQTPLEEELAKYLIAEELQNIYKVKNISTYILSLQSKTLKYLYEKQEINVTQFVDMEKSIKEFYNLQGKSEHIKQSPFPRQYNIINNLLIQSFSFLLPYGLLADFNSLNESVCGFMKGNMIWLILPFSCLISWLYSSIAQVGENTENPFEGGANDVPISQISFQLEAELMDMLGEVNFRDFDIDQNNIIIL, from the coding sequence TCTGTATCATATATTAGGAATAAAATGGGTCGCAATTCCCTGGTCTGTCATTGCAATGCTGGGAACTGCTACCGCGTTTATTTTAGGGTTCAAAAATAACCTAAGTTATAATCGGTCTATAGAAGCCCAGGATGTATGGACTTCTATTTTATCAAATAGCCGTTCCTGGGGTTTAGTAAGCAAAGATTATTTACAGAATAATAGTGAAACCTCAACAACCCTTATTTATAATCATATGGCTTGGGTCACTGCCTTACGTTATAGTATGAGAGAAACCAAAAGCTGGGAATCAACAAATAAAAAACATAATATAAAATATCGTAAACACTTTAAAATTCCTGAACAACAAACACCCCTTGAAGAAGAACTGGCTAAATACCTGATTGCTGAGGAGCTACAGAATATTTATAAAGTAAAAAATATTTCAACTTACATTTTAAGCCTGCAAAGTAAAACGCTGAAATATCTATACGAAAAACAGGAAATCAATGTGACACAATTTGTTGATATGGAAAAATCAATAAAAGAGTTTTACAATTTGCAGGGGAAAAGTGAACACATTAAACAGTCACCATTTCCACGCCAGTATAATATTATTAATAATCTTCTCATTCAATCGTTTTCATTTCTACTACCATATGGATTGCTGGCTGATTTTAACAGTCTAAATGAAAGTGTTTGCGGATTTATGAAAGGAAATATGATTTGGTTGATCCTTCCTTTCAGTTGCTTAATTTCTTGGTTATATTCTTCCATAGCGCAGGTAGGTGAAAATACTGAAAATCCTTTTGAAGGAGGTGCCAATGATGTTCCAATATCTCAAATTAGTTTTCAATTAGAAGCAGAATTGATGGATATGTTGGGAGAAGTAAATTTCAGGGACTTTGATATAGACCAAAACAATATTATCATATTATAA